One window of bacterium genomic DNA carries:
- a CDS encoding PKD domain-containing protein: MVMPQKLWVVAIAIGAMALAAVCYADSELTIYGGSLDKVTLAPWGSGKIKQDKAEKLFSKDSLRVDTTGYHEGGSLRLKEASDITPFLGNREGSFLVLTVKPHETPVATQPLPGAGGMPGMPGAEGMPGMPGAPGMPGMPGMPGMPGAPGMPMEPGMPGAGMPPGMPGAPGMPGAGMPPGMPGAPGMPGAPGMPMEPGMAGMPGMPGMPGMPGMPGMPGMEGQMPGMVQPQVETSPAITKVRVVLVTDKGQIASELVPIDTTQEVTDGWYRVAIPFAKMGGPGAADAKELQAVAIFGDAKDYMWVGRVQMLSEAQPLKAEIGENRTVKMKEEVSFTAADQPNNAPARYRWDFDDWDGIQDDATGRTATWKFMEEGFYTVTLTVTDPGNQKLTQVAHVDILVKK; encoded by the coding sequence ATGGTCATGCCACAGAAGCTCTGGGTCGTCGCCATCGCCATCGGTGCCATGGCGCTGGCCGCTGTCTGCTACGCCGACAGCGAACTCACCATCTACGGCGGCAGCCTTGACAAGGTGACTCTGGCCCCCTGGGGATCGGGGAAGATCAAGCAGGACAAGGCCGAGAAGCTCTTCTCCAAGGACAGCCTGCGTGTGGACACAACGGGCTACCACGAGGGCGGGTCACTGCGGCTCAAGGAAGCCTCGGACATCACCCCCTTCCTGGGCAACCGGGAGGGATCGTTCCTCGTCCTGACCGTCAAGCCGCACGAGACGCCCGTGGCGACCCAGCCGCTGCCCGGCGCTGGCGGCATGCCGGGGATGCCTGGCGCCGAGGGCATGCCGGGGATGCCGGGCGCTCCCGGAATGCCGGGGATGCCGGGGATGCCGGGGATGCCCGGAGCGCCGGGGATGCCCATGGAGCCAGGTATGCCGGGTGCCGGGATGCCCCCCGGAATGCCGGGTGCCCCTGGGATGCCGGGTGCCGGGATGCCCCCTGGAATGCCAGGAGCCCCCGGGATGCCCGGGGCGCCGGGGATGCCCATGGAGCCGGGTATGGCGGGGATGCCCGGGATGCCGGGAATGCCCGGGATGCCGGGAATGCCCGGAATGCCAGGCATGGAGGGGCAGATGCCCGGCATGGTCCAGCCCCAGGTCGAGACCAGCCCCGCGATCACCAAGGTCCGCGTCGTTCTGGTGACCGACAAGGGGCAGATCGCTTCCGAACTCGTGCCGATTGACACCACCCAGGAAGTCACCGACGGGTGGTACCGCGTAGCCATCCCGTTCGCGAAGATGGGCGGTCCCGGCGCTGCCGACGCCAAGGAGTTGCAGGCCGTGGCGATCTTCGGCGACGCGAAGGACTACATGTGGGTGGGGCGGGTGCAGATGCTGAGCGAGGCCCAGCCGCTGAAGGCCGAGATCGGCGAGAACCGCACGGTGAAGATGAAGGAGGAAGTCAGCTTCACCGCTGCCGACCAGCCGAACAACGCTCCCGCGCGCTACCGCTGGGATTTCGACGACTGGGACGGCATCCAGGATGACGCCACCGGCCGCACAGCGACCTGGAAGTTCATGGAAGAGGGGTTCTACACCGTGACCCTGACCGTCACCGACCCCGGCAACCAGAAGCTCACCCAAGTCGCCCATGTGGACATCCTGGTGAAGAAGTAG
- the hemW gene encoding radical SAM family heme chaperone HemW encodes MTPTSLYIHLPFCLSKCAYCDFNSIVADERQREDYYVALLREIRRCGGHYNERLFHTVYLGGGTPTVYDPGHLGQLLDTVRRSSHVAPDAEISIEANPGTVTAQGLQFLREMGFNRLSLGVQSLDDAELRLLGRRHSAEQAREAVAAARAAGFDNLSLDLINCLPGQSPQAWQKTLDEVVFWGPEHVSCYGLSIEEGTPLQRQVSQDHLEPAGEAVATEMYERTHRTLTAAGYEHYEISNYARPGRRCRHSENYWRNGEYAGLGAGATSYLNGFRIKSEPDPRRWAERVLAGLPPALVQREALDERRRALEVLMLALRTSDGLDLHTFCHDFGLDPSRYELRVQALIEAGLVEPERERLVLTPVQGFLLHSEIVQMFM; translated from the coding sequence ATGACCCCCACCTCCCTGTACATTCATCTCCCCTTCTGTCTCTCCAAGTGCGCGTATTGCGACTTCAACTCGATCGTCGCGGACGAGCGCCAGCGCGAAGACTACTATGTCGCGCTGCTGCGGGAGATACGGCGTTGCGGCGGGCACTACAACGAGCGCCTGTTTCACACCGTGTACCTGGGGGGCGGCACACCTACCGTGTACGACCCGGGGCACCTGGGCCAGTTGCTGGACACGGTGCGCCGCTCGTCCCATGTCGCTCCGGACGCGGAGATCAGCATCGAGGCCAACCCGGGCACCGTGACCGCCCAGGGGCTGCAGTTCCTGCGTGAGATGGGGTTCAACCGGCTGAGCCTGGGCGTGCAGTCCCTCGACGACGCCGAGTTGCGGCTGCTGGGGCGACGGCATAGCGCCGAGCAGGCGCGCGAGGCTGTGGCGGCCGCCCGGGCGGCGGGCTTTGACAACCTGTCACTCGACCTCATCAACTGTCTGCCCGGTCAGAGCCCCCAGGCCTGGCAGAAGACGCTGGATGAGGTCGTCTTCTGGGGCCCGGAACACGTGTCGTGCTACGGCCTGAGCATCGAGGAGGGCACGCCGCTGCAGCGGCAGGTGTCCCAGGACCACCTGGAGCCTGCCGGGGAGGCCGTGGCGACCGAGATGTACGAGCGCACCCACCGGACCCTCACGGCCGCGGGGTACGAGCACTACGAGATCTCCAACTACGCCCGGCCCGGCCGGCGCTGCCGGCACAGCGAGAACTACTGGCGCAACGGCGAGTACGCCGGCCTGGGCGCCGGGGCCACAAGCTACCTCAACGGCTTCCGCATCAAGAGCGAGCCCGATCCGCGGCGCTGGGCCGAGCGCGTGCTGGCGGGCCTGCCGCCCGCACTGGTGCAGCGAGAGGCGCTGGATGAGCGCCGTCGCGCCCTGGAAGTGCTGATGCTGGCCCTCCGGACCAGCGACGGGCTGGACCTGCACACTTTCTGCCACGACTTCGGGTTGGATCCCAGCCGCTACGAACTGCGGGTGCAGGCGCTCATCGAGGCGGGGCTCGTCGAGCCGGAGCGAGAGCGGCTGGTGCTCACCCCGGTCCAGGGGTTCCTACTCCACAGCGAGATCGTACAGATGTTCATGTGA
- a CDS encoding DUF4838 domain-containing protein — MLRLLSAVLLLALALGLAQAAPNIYPDPSFEASGVAGVSRTGERAAYLKVGPRDHWSAFGNGAVTVEPFARYRVAVWVKARLGKGGYSAPFCYSWDSYEWAFCSSRPAPATDEWKQSELTFVTPNSTMYVHPLAYIEAENCEGWADDIVVEKIAEPAQVMAEIAAKTKRTDDETRLLGRWLVVQGDLAGAAKLMEQATGLIHADLATVLARATTDPTRRRPYVVQVVAYGGPTYAKGYEVFTEITADMPGERRGIALEALKLNPKDQRVGRSAQMILSANQATDPLASTGEGLEQVRQSQAALQAALQDLPADSPARAELQKAAAKLGEQEALLQKRASELGSCTIRLGGKTLDPQTAAIVIPDDPTAQECYAARDLRYHLELVTGKLFAIAPEKDAKQGLYVGKTRKALAAGVKFDTLGLEGIQLKSAGSSLILAGNQRGVLYAVYTFLEDNLGCRWFTPDCSTWPKTGTIKVGKLDRRYIPPLEFRAGDYPCARPGDFGVRCRLNGNNHQMTVEQGGRKGVHSLAHTFQSLCPPEKYYATHPEYFSLIGGKRQSGYAQLCLTNPEVLKICIAGVRQWIKQHPDMKVFSVSQNDTHYPCECDNCKRIVEEEGSQAGPVVRFCNAIADDIKDEYPDVAIETLAYQYTRKPPKITKPRPNVIICLCSIECCFIHPLGDDPFNKTFADDIRGWSKICDRLWIWDYVINYAHSICPFPNLEVLKPNINFFMGNGVKGIYEESCYYTKGSELQELRNYIIAKTLWDPKYDTQKAIDEFCAAYYGAAAPQVLAYLKLIHESVQQVPKLHVQIYTHPKVYVFPDVISRANVLFDEAEGAVASDPVLLQRVQVARLPIMYAQIVLGTSGSFVERDGKLVQTEGQDVSSLLDRFGQIGHAAGVTKVREGGGSSDLDGWLASVPRQPRELQIVTLRNSQLKVDLIPALGGRIWRMTYLPDQRALIRVAGTPEALSPAEGGYEEYSQGDYRSAGWSESYMASDKTDRSVTLKGVLRNGLALQRKLELAPDGAVLTITSTLTNGSAQPVAACLRSHPEFAVSSTEQCSVRVLKADGKTVTIKLANPSDPKAERDQWLREDEMPAGQWEIVDAGTGLTLINRFERADVAQALLNRAGHQSRVNLELFGREVTLKPQESVSLRQSFEIRK; from the coding sequence CTCAAGGTGGGGCCGCGCGATCACTGGAGCGCCTTCGGCAACGGGGCGGTCACCGTCGAGCCCTTTGCGCGCTACAGGGTCGCGGTGTGGGTGAAGGCCAGACTCGGCAAAGGCGGGTACTCGGCCCCCTTCTGCTACAGTTGGGACAGCTATGAGTGGGCCTTCTGTTCGTCCCGGCCTGCTCCCGCCACGGACGAGTGGAAACAGTCGGAGCTGACTTTCGTCACCCCGAACAGCACCATGTACGTGCACCCTCTGGCCTACATCGAGGCCGAAAACTGCGAGGGCTGGGCCGACGACATCGTCGTGGAGAAGATCGCCGAGCCGGCACAGGTCATGGCCGAGATCGCGGCCAAGACGAAACGGACCGACGACGAGACACGCCTGCTGGGACGCTGGCTGGTTGTGCAGGGGGACCTCGCGGGGGCTGCGAAGCTCATGGAGCAGGCCACGGGCCTCATCCACGCCGACCTCGCGACGGTCCTCGCCCGCGCCACTACGGACCCGACCCGGCGGCGCCCCTACGTCGTGCAGGTCGTGGCCTACGGCGGGCCGACCTACGCCAAGGGCTATGAGGTCTTCACCGAGATCACGGCCGACATGCCGGGCGAGCGCCGGGGCATCGCCCTGGAGGCGTTGAAGCTGAACCCGAAGGACCAGCGGGTGGGCCGCTCGGCGCAGATGATCCTGTCGGCCAACCAGGCCACTGACCCGCTGGCGAGCACCGGCGAAGGCCTGGAGCAGGTGCGGCAGTCCCAGGCCGCCCTCCAGGCGGCGCTGCAGGACCTGCCGGCGGACTCCCCGGCCCGGGCAGAGCTGCAGAAGGCCGCAGCGAAGCTGGGCGAACAGGAGGCTCTCTTGCAGAAGCGCGCTTCCGAACTCGGCAGTTGCACCATCCGCCTGGGCGGCAAGACCCTCGATCCGCAGACCGCCGCCATCGTGATCCCGGACGACCCGACCGCGCAGGAGTGCTACGCCGCGCGCGACCTCCGCTATCATCTCGAACTTGTGACCGGCAAGCTGTTTGCCATCGCCCCGGAGAAGGACGCCAAGCAGGGCCTGTACGTGGGCAAGACGCGCAAGGCGCTCGCGGCGGGCGTCAAGTTCGACACGCTGGGGCTGGAGGGCATACAGCTCAAGAGCGCCGGCTCGTCGCTCATTCTCGCCGGCAACCAGCGGGGCGTGCTGTACGCGGTCTACACCTTCCTGGAAGACAACCTCGGGTGCCGGTGGTTCACGCCGGACTGCTCGACGTGGCCGAAGACCGGCACGATCAAGGTAGGCAAGCTGGACCGCCGGTACATTCCGCCGCTGGAGTTCCGCGCGGGCGACTACCCATGCGCCCGGCCGGGCGACTTCGGCGTGCGCTGCCGCCTGAACGGCAACAACCACCAGATGACCGTGGAGCAAGGCGGGCGCAAGGGCGTTCACAGCCTCGCCCACACCTTCCAGAGCCTGTGCCCGCCCGAGAAGTACTACGCCACCCACCCCGAGTACTTCTCGCTGATCGGCGGCAAGCGTCAGTCAGGCTATGCGCAGCTCTGTCTGACCAACCCCGAAGTGCTGAAGATCTGCATCGCGGGCGTGCGGCAGTGGATCAAGCAGCACCCGGACATGAAGGTCTTCTCCGTCTCTCAGAATGACACCCACTACCCGTGCGAATGCGACAACTGCAAGCGCATCGTCGAGGAAGAGGGGAGCCAGGCCGGCCCGGTCGTCCGCTTCTGCAACGCCATCGCCGACGACATCAAGGACGAGTACCCGGACGTGGCGATCGAGACGCTGGCCTACCAGTACACGCGGAAGCCGCCGAAGATCACGAAGCCCCGCCCGAATGTCATCATCTGCCTGTGCAGCATCGAGTGCTGCTTCATCCACCCGCTCGGCGATGACCCGTTCAACAAGACCTTTGCCGACGACATCCGCGGCTGGAGCAAGATCTGCGACCGGCTGTGGATCTGGGACTACGTCATCAACTACGCCCACTCCATCTGCCCGTTCCCGAACCTGGAGGTCCTCAAGCCCAACATCAACTTCTTCATGGGCAACGGGGTGAAGGGCATCTACGAGGAGTCGTGCTACTACACAAAGGGCTCGGAGTTGCAGGAGCTCCGCAACTACATCATCGCCAAGACGCTGTGGGACCCGAAGTACGACACGCAGAAGGCGATTGACGAGTTCTGCGCGGCGTACTACGGCGCCGCCGCGCCGCAGGTGCTGGCGTACCTGAAGCTCATCCACGAGTCGGTGCAGCAGGTGCCTAAGCTGCACGTGCAGATCTACACCCACCCGAAGGTCTACGTCTTCCCGGATGTCATCAGCCGGGCCAACGTGCTGTTCGACGAGGCTGAGGGGGCGGTGGCGAGCGACCCCGTGCTGCTGCAGCGCGTGCAGGTCGCGCGGCTGCCGATCATGTACGCCCAGATCGTCCTGGGCACCTCCGGCTCGTTCGTGGAACGCGACGGCAAACTGGTGCAGACCGAGGGGCAGGATGTCAGCAGCCTGCTCGACCGCTTCGGTCAGATCGGCCATGCCGCCGGCGTGACGAAGGTGCGGGAGGGCGGCGGCAGCTCCGACCTGGACGGCTGGCTGGCGTCCGTGCCCCGCCAGCCCCGGGAGCTGCAGATCGTCACACTCCGCAACAGCCAGCTCAAGGTGGACCTGATCCCGGCGCTGGGCGGACGCATCTGGCGGATGACCTACCTGCCCGACCAGCGGGCGCTCATCCGCGTGGCGGGGACGCCGGAGGCCCTGTCGCCCGCCGAGGGCGGCTACGAGGAGTACAGCCAGGGCGACTATCGCTCCGCCGGCTGGAGCGAGAGCTACATGGCCAGCGACAAGACCGACCGGTCGGTGACGCTCAAGGGCGTCCTGCGGAACGGGCTGGCCCTGCAGCGGAAGCTCGAACTGGCCCCCGACGGAGCGGTGCTGACGATCACCTCGACCCTCACCAACGGCAGCGCCCAGCCGGTCGCAGCCTGTCTGCGCAGCCACCCGGAGTTCGCGGTCAGCTCGACCGAGCAGTGCTCCGTTCGCGTGCTGAAGGCCGACGGCAAGACGGTGACGATCAAGCTGGCGAACCCGTCAGACCCCAAGGCCGAGCGCGACCAGTGGCTGCGCGAGGACGAGATGCCGGCGGGCCAGTGGGAGATCGTGGATGCCGGCACGGGCCTGACGCTCATCAACCGGTTCGAGCGCGCGGACGTCGCTCAGGCGCTGCTCAACCGCGCCGGCCACCAGTCCCGCGTGAACCTGGAGCTGTTCGGCCGCGAAGTGACGCTCAAACCCCAGGAGAGTGTCAGCCTGCGCCAGAGCTTCGAGATCAGGAAGTAG